From the Lysobacterales bacterium genome, one window contains:
- a CDS encoding HPr family phosphocarrier protein, giving the protein MLEQDIIISNKLGLHARASAKLVQLVSGYRSTVMLGCRGREINAKSIMGLMLLAAGIGTPVRLRIEGEDEAAAMAAVADLFQRKFDEGE; this is encoded by the coding sequence ATGCTTGAGCAGGACATCATCATCAGCAACAAGCTCGGCCTGCATGCACGTGCGTCGGCCAAGCTGGTGCAACTCGTGTCGGGTTACCGGTCCACCGTGATGCTCGGCTGCCGCGGACGCGAGATCAATGCCAAGAGCATCATGGGCCTGATGTTGCTCGCGGCCGGCATCGGCACGCCGGTCAGGCTGCGGATCGAAGGCGAGGATGAAGCTGCGGCGATGGCCGCCGTGGCCGACCTGTTCCAGCGCAAGTTCGACGAGGGCGAATGA
- a CDS encoding PTS fructose IIA subunit family protein, translated as MSVGVLLLTHSGVGPGMLGAARGIVGPLPLKTAAVEAGFGEGPEQVLMRASAAMRELDTGAGVLVLTDVYGATPSNVAAKLANLGGRVRRVAGVNLPMLLRVMNYAEQSLDELVNTATAGARNGVIVDHA; from the coding sequence ATGAGCGTCGGCGTCTTGTTGCTCACCCACAGCGGCGTCGGCCCGGGCATGCTCGGTGCGGCGCGCGGCATCGTTGGTCCACTGCCATTGAAGACCGCAGCGGTCGAAGCCGGCTTCGGCGAAGGCCCGGAACAAGTCCTGATGCGCGCTTCGGCAGCGATGCGCGAACTGGACACCGGCGCCGGCGTGCTCGTGCTCACCGACGTCTACGGCGCAACGCCGAGCAATGTCGCAGCCAAGCTCGCGAACCTGGGCGGGCGCGTACGCCGGGTCGCCGGCGTGAACCTGCCGATGCTGTTGCGGGTAATGAACTATGCGGAACAATCGCTGGACGAACTCGTCAACACCGCGACGGCTGGCGCGCGCAACGGAGTGATCGTCGACCATGCTTGA
- the rapZ gene encoding RNase adapter RapZ has product MVDQPLHFTPPPPPRTPGQPSERLIIVSGLSGAGKTVALRTLEDLDYYCVDNLPTALLPSFVDAVRAQGHYPRLAVGVDVRNRQDDLQKLPAMLARIAHLGLAYQLIFLDTRDDVLLKRFSDTRRRHPLTHDGLALNDAIVLERKLLRPLVAIADKVIDSSDLNVHQLRRVIATEFGTQGAGLSLLFESFAYKRGVPSDADFVFDARCLPNPHWEATLRPLSGRDAAIRDYFAKFPEVGHYIEQIRGLLATWLPRFEADQRSYITVGIGCTGGRHRSVYIVERLAEAFRETREHVMTFHRELE; this is encoded by the coding sequence ATGGTAGACCAGCCCCTGCATTTCACGCCGCCGCCACCGCCCCGCACGCCCGGGCAGCCGAGCGAGCGACTGATCATCGTCAGCGGCTTGTCCGGCGCCGGAAAAACCGTCGCGCTGCGCACGCTCGAAGACCTCGATTACTACTGCGTCGACAACCTGCCGACCGCCTTGTTGCCCTCCTTCGTCGATGCGGTGCGCGCGCAGGGCCACTACCCGCGACTCGCGGTCGGCGTCGACGTGCGCAATCGCCAGGACGACTTGCAGAAACTGCCGGCCATGCTCGCGCGCATCGCCCATCTCGGGCTGGCTTACCAGCTGATCTTTCTCGACACCCGCGACGACGTGCTGTTGAAGCGCTTTTCGGATACCCGCCGGCGCCATCCGCTCACGCATGACGGTCTCGCGCTGAACGACGCCATCGTGCTTGAACGCAAGTTGCTGCGACCCCTGGTGGCGATTGCCGACAAGGTCATCGACTCCTCCGACCTCAATGTGCACCAGTTGCGCCGCGTCATCGCCACTGAGTTCGGCACCCAGGGCGCCGGCCTGTCGCTGCTGTTCGAATCCTTCGCCTACAAGCGCGGTGTTCCGAGCGACGCCGATTTCGTGTTCGATGCGCGCTGCCTGCCGAATCCGCACTGGGAAGCGACCCTGCGTCCGCTGTCCGGGCGCGATGCGGCGATCCGCGACTACTTCGCGAAGTTTCCGGAAGTGGGCCATTACATCGAACAGATCCGCGGCCTGCTCGCCACCTGGTTGCCGCGTTTCGAAGCGGACCAGCGCAGCTACATCACCGTCGGCATCGGCTGCACCGGCGGCCGGCATCGCTCGGTCTACATCGTCGAACGCCTCGCCGAAGCCTTTCGCGAGACGCGCGAGCACGTCATGACCTTCCATCGGGAGCTCGAATGA
- the hprK gene encoding HPr(Ser) kinase/phosphatase: MIRTITARELFDQVADRMKLRWSAGQRGEHRLVEPGENLQRRPSLVGYLNIIYPNKVQIVGIDELKYLDALDSRQRWDTVQKIMNYKPTAIVVTRDQAVPADLREAAEETQTPIWVSAKRGHEVLTYMQYHLSRALARNTSLHGVFMEVYSIGVLITGDAGSGKSELALELVTRGHRLIADDAPEFTLIAPDVIDGTCPEMLQDLLEVRGLGILNVRQMFGDTSIKRNKYLRLVVHLGKLEDVHAQNDGMARLQGVTTTRNVLDVEVPQITLPVAAGRNLAVLVEAATRTFLLKSKGIDPAQTFIDRQAHQMRRLSPW; encoded by the coding sequence ATGATCCGGACCATCACCGCCCGGGAATTGTTCGACCAGGTCGCGGACCGCATGAAGCTGCGCTGGTCAGCCGGTCAACGCGGCGAACATCGACTGGTCGAGCCGGGCGAGAACCTGCAACGGCGGCCATCGCTGGTCGGCTATCTCAACATCATCTATCCGAACAAGGTCCAGATCGTCGGCATCGACGAACTGAAATACCTCGATGCACTCGATTCCCGCCAGCGCTGGGATACGGTGCAGAAGATCATGAACTACAAGCCCACCGCGATCGTGGTGACACGCGACCAGGCGGTACCGGCCGATCTGCGCGAGGCAGCCGAGGAGACGCAGACGCCGATCTGGGTCAGCGCCAAGCGCGGCCACGAAGTGCTGACCTACATGCAGTACCACCTGTCGCGGGCATTGGCGCGCAACACCTCGCTGCACGGGGTGTTCATGGAGGTCTATTCGATCGGCGTGCTGATCACCGGCGATGCCGGTTCCGGCAAGAGCGAACTGGCGCTGGAACTGGTCACGCGCGGGCATCGCCTGATCGCCGACGACGCACCCGAGTTCACCCTGATCGCACCCGACGTGATCGACGGCACCTGCCCGGAAATGCTGCAGGACCTGCTCGAAGTGCGCGGTCTCGGCATCCTGAATGTGCGTCAGATGTTCGGCGACACCTCGATCAAGCGGAACAAGTACCTGCGCCTGGTCGTGCATCTCGGCAAGCTCGAGGACGTGCATGCGCAGAATGACGGCATGGCGCGCCTGCAGGGCGTGACCACCACCCGCAACGTGCTGGACGTCGAGGTGCCGCAGATCACGCTGCCGGTTGCGGCCGGCCGCAATCTCGCGGTTCTGGTGGAAGCGGCGACACGCACCTTCCTGCTCAAGAGCAAGGGCATCGACCCTGCGCAAACCTTCATCGACCGCCAGGCCCACCAGATGCGTCGACTCTCGCCATGGTAG
- a CDS encoding PTS sugar transporter subunit IIA, translating into MRLSRLLSHDRIVLSHPAGDRDAVLQQIAALLGSPDHPHDEIYAALRRRELGSSTALGDGVAIPHTRVEQLDKPLAAFVNTRNGVDFHAPDGLPVDLFFALLVPAHAASEHLAILAEFADCFGDAATRERLRHARTPQRVIDILSDSLTGAAA; encoded by the coding sequence ATGCGCCTAAGCCGCCTGCTCTCGCACGACCGCATCGTGCTCTCCCACCCTGCCGGCGACCGCGACGCGGTGCTTCAGCAGATCGCTGCACTGCTCGGCAGCCCCGATCATCCGCACGACGAGATCTACGCCGCATTGCGTCGCCGTGAACTCGGCAGTTCGACCGCACTCGGCGATGGCGTTGCGATCCCGCACACCCGCGTCGAACAGCTCGACAAGCCGCTCGCCGCATTCGTCAACACCCGCAATGGTGTCGATTTCCATGCCCCGGACGGCCTGCCGGTTGATCTCTTCTTCGCCCTGCTCGTGCCCGCACATGCCGCCAGCGAACACCTCGCCATCCTCGCCGAATTCGCGGATTGCTTCGGCGACGCCGCCACACGCGAACGCCTGCGCCACGCGCGCACGCCGCAACGCGTCATCGACATCCTCAGCGATTCGCTGACGGGAGCCGCCGCATGA
- the raiA gene encoding ribosome-associated translation inhibitor RaiA, translated as MQLEISGHGVEVTPALRDYATEKLQRVERHFDHLTNVHVVLGLEKLLHKAEATINSTQKQIHAEAEASDMYAAIDLLSDKLDSQIRKHKEKLTDHHRAEAQVRKTGT; from the coding sequence ATGCAACTCGAGATCTCTGGACATGGCGTTGAAGTCACTCCCGCACTGCGCGATTACGCGACGGAAAAGCTGCAACGCGTCGAACGCCACTTCGATCATCTGACCAATGTGCACGTCGTGCTGGGACTGGAAAAGCTCCTGCACAAGGCCGAAGCCACGATCAACTCCACCCAGAAGCAGATCCACGCCGAGGCAGAGGCCAGCGACATGTACGCGGCCATCGACCTGCTCAGCGACAAGCTCGACAGCCAGATCCGCAAGCACAAGGAAAAGCTGACCGACCATCATCGCGCCGAAGCGCAAGTCCGCAAGACCGGCACCTGA